From the Clostridiales bacterium FE2011 genome, one window contains:
- a CDS encoding GNAT family N-acetyltransferase: MNKTGTQTLETHRLILRPFKIEDAEDMFNNWASDPEVTRFLTWPTHSSVDITRMVLNDWISHYEDGDFFQWAIVLKETGSVIGNIAVVHLIEQLEEAEIGYCMGKAFWGRGIMPEALRAVMDYLFDTVSLHRITAHHDVNNPKSGRVMAKAGMLKEGIQRGAGRNNQGICDVCCYALLQSDRTPVERHTSPAPVIVRFAREEDLEAVNKLRKVVNDLHVKGKPDVFKPGFCDELRDYLFTIWKDPDQEIVVAEAEGKVCGFAILHHINRPENPFMFERDFLDIDEFCVDENFRRQGVASAMIRFILDFVKEKGFKRLELNMWEFNRGALAFYEAAGFKTFRRYMEIM; encoded by the coding sequence ATGAATAAAACCGGAACACAGACCCTGGAAACCCATCGGCTGATCCTTCGGCCGTTTAAAATCGAAGACGCTGAAGATATGTTCAATAACTGGGCTTCCGACCCGGAAGTCACCCGTTTCCTGACCTGGCCCACACATTCCAGCGTGGATATTACCCGCATGGTATTGAATGACTGGATTTCTCACTATGAGGACGGCGATTTCTTTCAGTGGGCAATAGTCCTGAAGGAGACCGGCAGCGTTATCGGCAATATTGCTGTTGTGCACTTAATTGAGCAGCTTGAGGAAGCAGAAATCGGCTACTGCATGGGCAAAGCTTTCTGGGGCCGGGGGATCATGCCGGAAGCCCTGCGGGCTGTTATGGATTACCTTTTCGACACCGTCAGCCTCCATCGCATCACTGCCCATCATGATGTAAACAACCCCAAATCCGGACGTGTCATGGCAAAAGCCGGTATGCTGAAAGAAGGCATTCAACGCGGAGCCGGAAGAAACAATCAGGGCATCTGTGATGTCTGCTGCTACGCCTTGCTGCAGAGCGACCGCACCCCGGTGGAACGCCATACGTCTCCCGCTCCGGTCATTGTCCGTTTTGCCCGGGAAGAGGATCTGGAAGCAGTAAATAAACTGCGCAAAGTGGTTAATGATTTACATGTGAAAGGTAAACCCGATGTCTTTAAACCCGGTTTCTGCGACGAGCTGCGGGATTACCTTTTCACAATCTGGAAGGATCCCGATCAGGAAATTGTCGTGGCGGAAGCAGAAGGAAAAGTCTGCGGCTTTGCCATTCTGCACCATATCAACAGGCCGGAAAACCCCTTCATGTTTGAGCGGGATTTCCTGGATATCGATGAATTCTGCGTGGATGAAAACTTCAGGCGGCAGGGTGTTGCCAGCGCCATGATCCGTTTCATTCTTGATTTTGTAAAGGAAAAAGGGTTCAAGCGGCTTGAGCTGAACATGTGGGAGTTCAACCGCGGTGCCCTGGCTTTCTACGAAGCTGCAGGCTTCAAAACCTTCCGAAGATATATGGAGATTATGTAA
- a CDS encoding HAD hydrolase-like protein codes for MTAYIWDLDGTLLDSYGVIVEAAARTAADEGINDPKDYILKVVKQKSCTAYMEEIGSQCGKTVREVFAQYQKHTHALDDLITLINGAKETLERLQEAGAVHFVYTHRGSSSEPILERLGVLKCFREVVTSMYGFAPKPSGEGVRFLVEKYGLDPEQTWYVGDRTLDVYCAKDAGVKALLFLAPDTCVEATGQEDRIVKDLREIDSCGK; via the coding sequence ATGACAGCGTATATCTGGGATCTGGACGGTACATTGCTGGATTCCTATGGCGTGATTGTTGAGGCAGCCGCCAGAACGGCAGCTGATGAAGGAATAAATGATCCGAAAGATTATATCCTGAAAGTTGTGAAGCAGAAATCCTGCACTGCCTACATGGAGGAGATCGGCAGTCAGTGCGGAAAGACGGTGCGAGAAGTGTTCGCCCAGTACCAGAAGCATACACACGCACTGGATGACCTGATCACCCTGATTAACGGAGCGAAGGAAACGCTGGAAAGGCTGCAGGAAGCCGGGGCTGTTCATTTTGTCTATACACACCGGGGAAGTTCCTCCGAACCGATCCTGGAGCGGCTGGGAGTCCTGAAGTGCTTCAGGGAAGTGGTAACCTCCATGTATGGATTTGCGCCCAAACCCTCGGGTGAAGGGGTGAGGTTCCTGGTAGAGAAATACGGCCTGGATCCGGAACAGACCTGGTATGTGGGAGACCGGACGCTGGACGTTTACTGCGCGAAGGACGCAGGCGTGAAGGCTTTGCTTTTCCTGGCGCCGGACACCTGCGTTGAGGCAACGGGGCAGGAAGACAGGATCGTAAAGGATCTGAGGGAAATTGACTCCTGCGGGAAATGA
- a CDS encoding acyl-CoA thioesterase, whose protein sequence is MAPYSHRVQYYETDMMGVVHHANYIHWMEEARIQWMDQLGFPYTAMEEKGIVSPVKAISCEYKTPCTFGDTVSVDISVESFNGVVMTIRYVMRKNPDDIVCEARSEHVFLTREGRFVRLKREMPDFCEAIENSMNTVTGKEQES, encoded by the coding sequence ATGGCGCCGTATTCCCATCGGGTTCAGTACTATGAAACCGATATGATGGGTGTTGTTCATCATGCCAACTATATCCACTGGATGGAGGAAGCCCGGATCCAATGGATGGATCAGCTGGGGTTCCCGTACACGGCTATGGAGGAAAAAGGAATCGTCTCCCCGGTCAAAGCCATCTCCTGTGAATATAAGACTCCCTGCACCTTCGGGGATACGGTCAGCGTGGACATATCGGTCGAATCTTTCAATGGCGTCGTGATGACCATCCGCTATGTCATGCGAAAGAACCCGGACGATATCGTCTGTGAAGCCCGATCCGAGCATGTCTTCCTGACCCGGGAAGGCCGCTTTGTCCGGTTAAAGCGGGAGATGCCGGATTTCTGCGAGGCAATCGAAAACTCTATGAACACAGTAACAGGAAAGGAACAGGAATCATGA
- the msrA gene encoding peptide-methionine (S)-S-oxide reductase MsrA — translation MKTIYLAGGCFWGMQKFFDQFDGVLHTEVGYANGPDKAPSYEDVCADSGHAETLRIDYDETSITLAELLKYYFMVIDPLSVNRQGHDEGIQYRTGIYYTDESLLPEIQAFYQAEEKKAGAKLAVELEPLRNFFSAEEYHQKYLDKNPGGYCHIPNQYFNLKK, via the coding sequence ATGAAAACCATTTATCTTGCCGGCGGCTGCTTCTGGGGAATGCAGAAGTTCTTTGATCAGTTTGACGGCGTTCTCCACACGGAAGTCGGTTATGCCAACGGTCCGGACAAAGCTCCCTCCTATGAGGATGTCTGCGCTGACAGCGGTCATGCCGAAACCCTCCGCATCGATTATGACGAAACCAGTATCACACTGGCGGAACTGCTGAAGTACTATTTCATGGTTATTGATCCCCTGTCCGTCAACCGCCAGGGACATGATGAAGGCATTCAGTACCGTACCGGTATCTACTATACGGATGAATCCCTCCTTCCGGAGATTCAGGCCTTTTATCAGGCGGAAGAAAAGAAAGCCGGCGCAAAGCTGGCTGTGGAGCTGGAGCCCCTCCGGAATTTCTTTTCTGCCGAGGAGTATCACCAGAAATACCTGGACAAGAATCCCGGCGGTTACTGCCATATCCCGAATCAGTATTTCAACCTGAAAAAATAA